CCCGCAAATATTCATTAAAATCGATGCTGCTCAAGTTTTTTGATTTATACAGCTTTTCATGGATCAAAGCCATTGAAGCGACCCGACTCTGGCTGTCTTTAAAGAGACTTTTTGCATGTTTGTCAGTAATATAGTTAGTCTGCAATCTTAGTAAACTCATAATAACCTGCATATTATTTTTTACCCGATGGTGAACTTCTTTTAGAAGAACTTCTTTCTCTTCCAGGTTTTTCTTGATCTGGTCTTCTGCTTTTTTCCGCTTTGTTATATCTTCGATTATTCCATCATAATACAGGATTTTTCCCTTTCTGTCTTTCTCTGCTACTGCTGAAATAGAACATACAATTTCAGTTCCGTCTTTTTTCTTTAAATTCAGGATTTCATCTTTGACAAATCCTTTTGTAAGCATTTTTTCATTAAAAATTTTTCTATTATTCGATTGAGAATAGAGATCGGACACATTTATATTCATCAACTCTTCTTTGCTGTCATAACCGAACATCTCGATAAAAGCGGGATTCGTTTCCAAAAAATGTCCTTCTGCTCCAGCAGTATTTCTATAAATCCCGACATTAACATTTTCGGTTATAGTCCTGAACTTCACTTCACTTTCCTTTAATGCTTTCTCGACCTGAATCCTTTCAATAATCTCTTGTTGCAGTTTTTCATTGGTGATTTTAAGTTGTGAAGTTCTTTTTGCAACTAATTCTTCCAGGTGATCCTGGTATTTTTTTATTTCTTCTTCCATTCGTTTTCTCTGGAAAAATTCAGGAATTTCAACATTTCGTAATGCTGCAGATGCTTCATAAGAATGTTTACTGTAACGAGATAAATGTTCCTCGATCTTTGAAGGAGGAGCCATGATAAAACGACAATGTTCATCACCTTTGGAACGGCACTCGATCTCGACTGCAATGAGAGGAATACCAAAACTTTCCTCACACCAACCTGACGAATATCCGGCATTCATAATACAGACAGGAAAATCGGTTTTCCTGTTTCGCGTTAACCAGGAATCTGCTTCAAAGGAAAACGGATGATCATATATTAAAAAATAATTTTCATCTGCATATGGTCTTGATTCAGGTAAAATATCAACAAATGCCCAACCTGAATGAGCAAAATGGATCGGACCCGCAGAAAGTTTTTCAACAGGATCCGTAACTTTCATTTTCGTATGAAAAACTTTGGCATCAGCCTTTCCCAGAGCATGAGCAATATCAAATAAAAATCCATTCGCAACTTTCCTCGATTCTTCCTCAGAATGATCACGATAAAGATATTTCATCAAGTCAAAAAATTCGATAGACATGGAAGCTGCCCGAACCAGGATATACCTTTCACCTGAAATTTTGATAGTTGCCTGTTCCGGATCTTCTTCACGATCTGCAAAAAACTGTTTTACATAATCCTGAGCTTTCAGGAATGGCGGAATGAACATTTCAGGAACATTTACGGTTTTAAGCAGGGAATCAGCATTGTTTGTTTTGAATTCATTTTTATTTGATCCTTCTCTCAAATCCTTGATCTGAGCCCGAAGTTCTGCGAGTTCTTTTACCAGCTGATTTTTCGTTTTTTTTATATCATTCATTTGTTTTCCTTTTTGATAACTCCCTCTATTTTCTCTTGAGAGATCGTCTATAAATTCAAGCGGAATAGAAAATTCTATCTTTTTTTAGCAAACTTACCCAGTGAATTCTTTCTTAAATCTTATAGTATAATATGTTCCGTTCTTCCTCTCAAGATCGACCGTACCATGCAGTTGTTTTGTCAAAGCGCTGATCAACTGTAAACCTAATGATTCCGGTTTAAGAAAATCGACTTCCTCAGGTAATCCAACTCCATTATCAAAAACAAAGAGAGTATATTCGTTGTCTTTTAATTCCATGTTGATGGAAATTTCACCTTCCTTTCCATCAGGAAAAGCATATTTGATCGAGTTGGAGATCAATTCATTAACGATCAATCCGCAGGGAATTGCTTTATTGATATTCAAAAATATTTTATTAATATTCTGTTTATACTTGATGTGTTCAGCTTTTGATCCAAAAGTTGAGATCAAATGCCCGATAAGATTTTTAATATAATATTCGAAATCAATTTGCGAAAGGTCTTTTGACTGATACAGAGATTCGTGAATAAGAGCCATGGAATTAACTCGATTCCTGCTGTCCAAAATCAGTTTTTTATCGAACTCATCCTTAAAATATCTGGACTGCATTCTAAGCAAACTGGAAACAACCTGCATATTGTTTTTAACACGATGATGGATTTCCTGAAGCAAGACTTCCTTTTCTTCCAGGTTTTTTTTAACCTGCTCTTCTGCTTGTTTCCTTCGAGTTATATCGTCATATACAGCAACAATCTCTCCGGAAGGAAGTTTATAAACATAATTCTCTCTCCAACCGGCAATTTTTTCATCCTGATAAAAGGAAACCGGATGATGTTCCGGAT
The Candidatus Cloacimonadota bacterium DNA segment above includes these coding regions:
- a CDS encoding PAS domain S-box protein; amino-acid sequence: MNDIKKTKNQLVKELAELRAQIKDLREGSNKNEFKTNNADSLLKTVNVPEMFIPPFLKAQDYVKQFFADREEDPEQATIKISGERYILVRAASMSIEFFDLMKYLYRDHSEEESRKVANGFLFDIAHALGKADAKVFHTKMKVTDPVEKLSAGPIHFAHSGWAFVDILPESRPYADENYFLIYDHPFSFEADSWLTRNRKTDFPVCIMNAGYSSGWCEESFGIPLIAVEIECRSKGDEHCRFIMAPPSKIEEHLSRYSKHSYEASAALRNVEIPEFFQRKRMEEEIKKYQDHLEELVAKRTSQLKITNEKLQQEIIERIQVEKALKESEVKFRTITENVNVGIYRNTAGAEGHFLETNPAFIEMFGYDSKEELMNINVSDLYSQSNNRKIFNEKMLTKGFVKDEILNLKKKDGTEIVCSISAVAEKDRKGKILYYDGIIEDITKRKKAEDQIKKNLEEKEVLLKEVHHRVKNNMQVIMSLLRLQTNYITDKHAKSLFKDSQSRVASMALIHEKLYKSKNLSSIDFNEYLRDLTQTLIQSYNIGHKMIRFELKIENVFLNINQAIPCGLIINELVTNSLKYAFPGNIKGKIAIDFHLNKDQYSLIVYDNGVGISADTVLENPKTLGLQLVNALIQQLHGTLELKRKNGTAFNICFSKTQLEILK